A stretch of the Hyperolius riggenbachi isolate aHypRig1 chromosome 11, aHypRig1.pri, whole genome shotgun sequence genome encodes the following:
- the LOC137537582 gene encoding SPRY domain-containing SOCS box protein 3-like, translated as MRTKAGQRIVPSAVTLKSPIPRGYVRESWLWESNGPTSLAELSECRREVYFHTDPVLESCGTAGVRGNTGFLQGEHYWEVSFLEPPSGLSVMVGVGTGRAALHAGNFQYVNLLGMDSQSWGLSYKGAVWHGSTSRRYTEPFYDKGTVIGVLLNMEEGTLTFFKDRQSLGVAFSGLHKVQPPIYPMVSSTSPGTELALGLCCCSLPTLEERCLSTLACSLAQGGSADELPLPASVRWKLKRWRSRPEE; from the exons TGCCGTTACTCTGAAGTCCCCCATACCCCGGGGCTATGTGAGGGAGAGCTGGCTATGGGAGTCCAATGGGCCGACGTCACTGGCAGAGCTGTCTGAATGCCGTAGAGAGGTGTATTTCCACACGGACCCTGTGCTGGAGAGCTGCGGGACAGCCGGGGTGCGGGGGAACACAG GCTTCTTACAAGGGGAGCATTACTGGGAGGTCTCCTTCCTGGAACCCCCCTCCGGATTATCTGTCATGGTTGGAGTCGGGACAGGCAGAGCAGCGTTGCATGCTGGGAACTTCCAATACGTCAATCTGTTGG GAATGGACTCGCAGAGTTGGGGCCTCTCCTACAAGGGCGCGGTGTGGCACGGCAGCACCAGCAGGCGGTACACGGAGCCGTTCTACGACAAGGGCACTGTGATTGGTGTCCTTctgaacatggaagaggggacactAACCTTCTTCAAGGACAGACAAAGCCTGGGCGTGGCATTTAGTGGCCTCCACAAG GTCCAGCCACCGATATACCCCATGGTGTCCTCCACCAGTCCTGGCACAGAGCTGGCACTTGGCCTCTGTTGCTGCAGCCTGCCCACCCTGGAGGAGCGATGTCTCAGCACGCTGGCCTGTAGCCTGGCACAAGGTGGCTCCGCCGACGAGCTCCCCTTACCTGCCTCGGTCCGGTGGAAACTGAAAAGATGGCGGAGCCGTCCAGAGGAGTGA